A genomic segment from Tuwongella immobilis encodes:
- a CDS encoding M48 family metallopeptidase: MFLILVFFLIAAVTPLPWPERPEMLRGIPVPLLTMGLVLLGMLVQLLPAVRLRAVIRLAESDRLAMLHRHIQIRRRQLFTQLATMGLIFGIAGWPDWIRDGLRVANPDGTRVLIPFGETLLIAPFFVLQIAGWMIAYWVEAAFRQAWGNPVTIRLGRYVLMHLRQQALFLMVPIAFVILQQSVARWYPEAFSSTPAQIGSLLILLLLPMVMPLVIRPMLGLKPMPDLQFSQRLRDMAARHRCGFRQVLLWPTHDTLANAMVIGMVRPFRYVVFTDRILRDLTEAEIDGVFGHELGHIYHQHFVLYSVFLVVSVVMLSAGWGIALETWLWHDRESLRSWGDWLTLGPILVLGAYLFTVFGFLSRMCERQADLFGCRVHAGDDGQVTVDGIDHFVAALRQVERINGIARNQPSPATSGIRGWFHWLRRTMGAWQHGSLADRIAFLEQLRERPEQAQSIDRTIRWASWGMVMAIVLINIAIAQVWGWEFLLKLY; encoded by the coding sequence ATGTTCTTGATTTTGGTCTTTTTTTTGATCGCCGCCGTCACGCCGTTGCCGTGGCCCGAACGACCGGAAATGCTCCGCGGCATTCCCGTCCCGCTGCTGACCATGGGGCTGGTCCTGCTGGGCATGTTGGTGCAACTGCTTCCCGCTGTTCGACTTCGGGCGGTGATTCGCCTGGCCGAGAGCGATCGCCTCGCCATGTTGCATCGGCACATTCAGATCCGACGCCGACAACTCTTCACCCAATTGGCCACCATGGGGCTTATCTTCGGCATCGCCGGTTGGCCCGATTGGATCCGCGATGGGCTTCGCGTGGCGAATCCCGACGGCACACGCGTACTGATTCCGTTTGGCGAAACGCTGCTGATCGCCCCTTTTTTTGTCCTGCAGATTGCCGGGTGGATGATCGCCTATTGGGTCGAGGCGGCGTTCCGACAAGCCTGGGGCAATCCCGTTACCATTCGACTCGGTCGCTATGTGCTGATGCACCTGCGGCAGCAAGCGCTGTTCCTGATGGTGCCCATCGCGTTTGTGATTTTGCAGCAAAGCGTGGCGCGGTGGTATCCCGAAGCCTTCTCATCCACTCCCGCGCAAATCGGCTCCTTGCTGATTTTGTTGCTGTTGCCGATGGTGATGCCGCTCGTCATTCGCCCGATGTTGGGACTGAAGCCGATGCCGGATCTCCAATTCTCCCAACGACTTCGGGACATGGCGGCTCGGCACCGCTGTGGCTTCCGCCAGGTGCTGCTGTGGCCTACCCACGATACACTCGCCAATGCCATGGTTATCGGCATGGTCCGCCCGTTTCGCTATGTCGTGTTCACCGATCGGATTTTGCGCGATCTGACCGAGGCGGAAATCGACGGCGTTTTCGGCCACGAATTGGGGCACATCTACCATCAGCATTTTGTGCTATACAGCGTCTTCCTGGTGGTCAGCGTCGTCATGCTGTCGGCCGGGTGGGGGATCGCTTTGGAAACCTGGCTATGGCACGATCGGGAGAGTCTGCGAAGCTGGGGAGATTGGCTGACGTTGGGACCAATCCTTGTGCTTGGTGCGTATCTCTTTACCGTATTTGGGTTTCTGTCGCGGATGTGCGAACGGCAGGCGGATCTGTTTGGCTGCCGAGTCCATGCCGGTGACGACGGCCAAGTCACCGTTGACGGCATCGATCACTTCGTTGCTGCGCTCCGTCAGGTGGAACGCATCAACGGCATTGCTCGTAACCAACCCTCCCCAGCGACATCGGGGATTCGCGGCTGGTTTCATTGGCTTCGTCGGACGATGGGTGCGTGGCAGCACGGCTCGCTGGCCGATCGCATCGCATTTTTGGAGCAACTCCGCGAACGGCCCGAACAGGCGCAATCCATCGATCGCACCATTCGTTGGGCCAGTTGGGGCATGGTGATGGCGATTGTGCTCATCAACATCGCCATCGCCCAAGTTTGGGGGTGGGAGTTCTTGTTGAAATTGTACTAA
- the folK gene encoding 2-amino-4-hydroxy-6-hydroxymethyldihydropteridine diphosphokinase, with the protein MHNAYLALGSNLGDRQQALDDALEALRAQPHVFLRACSSYYETDPVDSPPESGAFLNAAAWIQTSLTPTELLECLLRIEHEHGRVRSVLNAPRPLDLDILIVDDLIIQNPILTLPHPRMHQRRFVLEPLAEIAPQLRHPEIGLSIAELLAELPDSDRLRTVERIQTQWRPRLPMRDLVGKRAVITGSSSGIGRAIALELAAAGATVVIHGRTAATAERVATEVRSIGGDARIAIADLRTLDGCDTLLESVESQLAGADLWINNAGADTLTGEAASWSFDRKLDELWRVDVQATIRLSRAIGQRMVRQGHGVILTMGWDQAEMGMEGDSGQLFATIKSAIMAFTRSLAVELAPAVRVNALAPGWIRTAWGDGASPVWQERVRRETPLLVWGLPEDIAATAHWACSPAARFITGQILRINGGAVRG; encoded by the coding sequence ATGCACAACGCGTATTTGGCGCTGGGCAGCAACCTTGGCGATCGTCAACAAGCGTTGGACGATGCCCTGGAAGCCCTGCGTGCCCAGCCTCATGTTTTTCTGCGCGCCTGCTCCAGCTACTACGAAACCGATCCGGTGGATTCCCCGCCGGAATCGGGTGCGTTCCTGAATGCTGCGGCATGGATCCAAACCTCGCTCACTCCGACCGAACTGCTCGAATGTCTGCTCCGAATCGAGCACGAACATGGGCGTGTGCGCTCGGTGTTGAATGCTCCTCGCCCGCTGGATCTCGACATTCTCATCGTCGATGATCTCATCATCCAGAATCCGATTCTCACGCTTCCGCATCCGCGCATGCACCAACGCCGATTCGTGTTGGAGCCACTCGCCGAAATCGCGCCGCAACTCCGACATCCCGAAATTGGTCTGAGCATCGCCGAACTTCTGGCCGAATTGCCGGATTCCGATCGCTTACGAACGGTCGAGCGAATCCAAACCCAATGGCGGCCACGACTTCCGATGCGCGATCTGGTCGGAAAGCGTGCGGTCATCACCGGTTCTTCCAGCGGAATTGGCCGGGCAATTGCACTGGAATTGGCCGCGGCTGGGGCAACTGTGGTCATCCACGGCCGTACCGCTGCCACCGCCGAACGCGTCGCGACCGAAGTCCGTTCAATCGGCGGCGATGCCCGAATCGCAATCGCGGATCTGCGGACCCTCGACGGGTGCGATACCCTTTTGGAGTCGGTCGAATCGCAACTTGCCGGGGCAGACTTGTGGATCAACAACGCCGGCGCGGACACGTTGACCGGCGAAGCGGCATCCTGGTCGTTCGATCGCAAATTGGACGAGTTGTGGCGTGTTGATGTGCAGGCGACGATTCGATTGTCGCGAGCCATCGGCCAACGGATGGTTCGCCAAGGTCATGGCGTGATTCTCACGATGGGGTGGGATCAAGCCGAGATGGGGATGGAAGGCGATAGCGGGCAACTGTTTGCGACGATTAAGTCCGCCATCATGGCGTTCACGCGCAGTCTTGCCGTCGAGTTGGCACCCGCCGTGCGCGTCAATGCCCTTGCGCCGGGATGGATCCGAACCGCCTGGGGCGATGGGGCATCCCCCGTGTGGCAAGAGCGAGTCCGCCGCGAGACGCCGTTGCTAGTCTGGGGGCTGCCTGAAGATATCGCCGCCACCGCACATTGGGCCTGCTCACCCGCCGCTCGCTTCATCACCGGGCAAATCCTCCGCATCAACGGCGGCGCCGTTCGCGGCTGA
- a CDS encoding metallophosphoesterase, which produces MKQLPQIHDRSSRLARFLGRNWARVTYARHIEPTWLEINELPITIPDLPAAFAGMRIAHLSDLHDGHQLPRDYLPRTMDQVMDLQPDLIALTGDFIHKGYHHVEQIARTVGRLSAPLGVFAVLGNHDFSVRNALGVRRYPKLHRAIADALAANGVTVLRNETHPLLRDGQRIDLCGLDDLWSRECFPDRAFAGLSDRTPRIVMAHNPQTIHLVEHDRMDLMLSGHTHGGQIDWPGLGRIVLGKQAKRLAAGLYRMGDSRWLYVSKGVGYGFRFRFNVRPEVAILQLTPEQSAHSAADSASLAENRG; this is translated from the coding sequence GTGAAGCAACTGCCCCAAATTCATGATCGCTCCTCCCGTTTGGCCCGTTTCTTGGGGCGAAATTGGGCCCGAGTGACCTACGCCAGACACATCGAACCGACCTGGTTGGAAATCAACGAACTGCCCATCACGATTCCAGACTTGCCCGCGGCATTTGCCGGGATGCGGATCGCGCATTTGTCCGATCTCCATGACGGGCATCAACTTCCGCGCGACTATCTGCCCCGGACAATGGACCAGGTGATGGATCTTCAGCCCGATCTGATCGCGCTGACCGGCGATTTCATCCACAAAGGCTACCATCATGTCGAGCAGATTGCTCGCACGGTTGGCCGACTTTCGGCTCCGCTGGGTGTGTTCGCGGTGCTGGGCAATCACGATTTCTCCGTGCGAAATGCGCTTGGCGTTCGCCGCTATCCGAAGCTGCATCGTGCGATTGCCGATGCACTTGCGGCCAATGGCGTCACGGTGCTGCGGAACGAAACGCACCCTTTGCTCCGGGATGGTCAGCGAATCGATCTCTGTGGCTTAGACGACCTTTGGAGTCGAGAGTGCTTCCCGGATCGCGCCTTCGCGGGATTATCGGATCGCACCCCACGCATCGTTATGGCGCATAATCCGCAGACAATCCATCTCGTGGAACACGACCGCATGGATCTCATGCTCAGCGGACACACGCACGGCGGGCAGATCGATTGGCCCGGACTGGGCCGCATCGTCCTGGGCAAGCAAGCGAAACGGCTGGCGGCGGGGTTGTATCGCATGGGCGATTCGCGCTGGTTGTATGTCTCCAAGGGGGTTGGCTACGGCTTCCGATTCCGCTTCAATGTCCGCCCCGAAGTGGCAATTCTCCAACTGACCCCCGAACAATCGGCACACTCCGCAGCCGATTCCGCTTCACTCGCAGAAAATCGCGGATGA
- a CDS encoding ceramidase — MDPLNQRLDRDGGPIYVETVDLSAPIVEPWNATSAALFVLIAVYWLIRLRGRYRSAPFVTICLPILLVGGIGGTLYHATRASRVYFLMDVIPIGILASLAGLYLWIRMTRMAILPLFGLAIMMLLVQTVGFRLLPAHWAINVSYGMLAASVILPAGILLVQTRFFAGGWFITAMICFGVAFLFRMLDVLRPPVLPMGTHWLWHTFGAACTASLCEYFYRLSTMPASAASAPPSPSDSPSASGASDGTLTPV; from the coding sequence ATGGACCCGCTGAATCAACGCCTAGATCGTGACGGAGGGCCGATTTACGTCGAAACCGTTGACTTATCCGCCCCGATTGTTGAGCCGTGGAATGCCACTTCGGCGGCCCTATTCGTTCTGATTGCCGTTTATTGGCTGATTCGATTGCGCGGCCGGTATCGATCGGCTCCCTTTGTCACCATCTGCCTCCCGATTCTGCTGGTCGGCGGAATCGGCGGGACACTCTATCATGCGACTCGAGCATCCCGAGTATACTTTCTGATGGATGTCATCCCGATTGGGATTCTTGCATCGCTTGCCGGACTCTATCTCTGGATTCGCATGACCCGAATGGCGATTTTGCCGTTATTCGGATTAGCCATCATGATGTTGCTCGTGCAGACCGTTGGCTTTCGGTTGCTCCCTGCGCATTGGGCCATCAACGTCTCGTATGGCATGCTTGCCGCCAGTGTGATTCTGCCGGCAGGAATCCTCCTGGTGCAGACTCGCTTTTTCGCAGGCGGGTGGTTCATCACCGCGATGATCTGCTTCGGGGTGGCGTTTCTGTTCCGCATGCTCGATGTACTCCGCCCGCCGGTGTTGCCCATGGGCACGCATTGGCTGTGGCACACCTTCGGGGCGGCATGCACGGCATCGCTGTGCGAATATTTCTATCGTCTTTCGACGATGCCGGCATCAGCGGCATCTGCTCCACCATCGCCCAGCGATTCACCGAGTGCGAGTGGTGCCAGCGATGGCACCCTCACACCGGTGTAA
- the larA gene encoding nickel-dependent lactate racemase: MRVKLDYGRTGLDVELPDDRTNPPLTIRETTPLDNPAAELERLLANPIGTKPLVELARGRKTVCILICDITRPVPNKLILPPILRTLESAGIARENITILNATGLHRPNDAAELEEMVGAEILANYRVENHFGQRLEDHDYLGTTPNGVPAWIDKRYVRADLKITTGLIEPHFMAGYSGGRKVICPGIAALETIKVWHSPRFLEHPLADNGQVRGNPVHEENTRIAQMAGCDFIVNVCLDGQRRVTWVGAGEMIAAWEAGVQWVQEIVRVPVPEPLDVVVTSCAGYPLDTTWYQAIKGLCGALPIVKKGGTIVIAASLTEGVGSPEFQHILADNPSIDQFMKRIMGQDYFVMDQWQLEEFAKVVRHCSVKVVTQGLSPEILRHCHVEAAASVESAVAEALERYGPQARIGVIPKGPYVLPYVADSRA, translated from the coding sequence ATGCGGGTAAAATTGGATTATGGTCGCACGGGTTTGGATGTGGAACTCCCCGACGATCGCACGAATCCGCCACTGACAATCCGCGAGACGACGCCGCTGGACAACCCGGCTGCCGAGCTGGAGCGGCTGCTGGCGAACCCCATCGGCACCAAGCCGCTTGTGGAACTCGCTCGTGGCCGAAAGACTGTCTGCATCTTGATTTGCGATATTACCCGACCGGTTCCGAACAAGCTGATTCTCCCCCCGATTCTGCGTACGCTCGAATCAGCCGGGATCGCTCGTGAGAATATCACGATTCTGAATGCGACCGGGCTGCATCGTCCCAACGATGCGGCAGAACTGGAGGAAATGGTTGGGGCCGAAATTTTGGCCAACTACCGTGTCGAGAACCACTTCGGGCAGCGATTGGAAGACCATGACTATCTCGGAACCACGCCAAACGGGGTGCCCGCCTGGATCGATAAACGCTATGTTCGGGCGGATCTGAAAATCACCACTGGGCTGATCGAACCGCATTTCATGGCGGGGTATTCCGGTGGGCGGAAAGTGATTTGTCCCGGAATCGCCGCGCTCGAAACCATCAAAGTTTGGCATAGTCCGCGATTTCTGGAGCATCCGCTGGCGGACAATGGCCAAGTTCGCGGCAATCCGGTGCATGAAGAAAATACGCGCATTGCTCAGATGGCCGGTTGCGATTTCATCGTCAATGTCTGTCTCGATGGTCAGCGCCGGGTGACCTGGGTGGGTGCCGGGGAGATGATTGCCGCGTGGGAAGCGGGCGTGCAATGGGTGCAAGAGATTGTGCGAGTGCCGGTTCCTGAGCCGCTTGATGTCGTCGTAACCTCTTGTGCGGGTTATCCTTTGGACACGACTTGGTATCAGGCGATCAAGGGACTATGCGGGGCGTTGCCGATCGTCAAGAAAGGCGGAACGATCGTCATTGCGGCCAGTCTCACCGAAGGGGTTGGCAGCCCGGAGTTTCAGCATATTCTGGCGGACAATCCGAGTATCGATCAATTCATGAAGCGAATCATGGGCCAGGATTACTTTGTGATGGATCAATGGCAATTAGAGGAATTCGCCAAGGTAGTTCGGCACTGTTCGGTGAAGGTGGTGACACAGGGACTTTCGCCGGAAATCCTTCGCCATTGCCATGTTGAGGCAGCGGCGAGTGTGGAATCGGCAGTCGCGGAAGCATTAGAACGCTATGGTCCCCAGGCACGCATCGGCGTGATTCCCAAAGGACCGTATGTCCTTCCGTATGTCGCCGATTCACGAGCGTAA
- a CDS encoding ABC transporter permease, giving the protein MLRRDQIATAVANMRRQPLRFLLSLGGITLATAMLTISLTVSLGVRSAITEHLSRQDLLRRMEVLPGRDADQKVIADAEIQEVPEPVRNIVGTMSEARRDRLRRAEVIRWRSRVARIPRVPLTRKQITELQAMPEIERIRPIALETVQIRRGNSTLEASALPIAADSPTLASLLVAGQWFADDQTPGIVLDEATLYRLGVRDEAEVPRALGQSLELELRNNTVFSAASLLGLFQADRSNLSLDDFRLVSEFGRQFPALIEGMNLPPSDRARLQELFRRKAPGQRVLSDESIRIRLPLIGVIRDRTPDDRKNESWFDSIIGDADVYLPQFVAESELERLPRYQQEGYQRLSIRLVEGADLGQVADALKAKGLQVFSLQEFIAQLRTNTLLIIFGMNFLAIVAMLVSSLGIANIQIASVVERTREIGILKAVGASDHQVQSLFLLEGTILGFVGGLLGLLLGYLLSWPGEQIAQQMILESAPMMADLRFFQFPIGLIVGVPIAITLVTTLASFIPARRAARIDPIHALRYE; this is encoded by the coding sequence ATGCTGCGACGTGATCAAATCGCAACCGCCGTGGCGAATATGCGTCGCCAACCGCTTCGGTTTCTCCTTTCGCTGGGCGGAATCACACTGGCGACGGCCATGCTCACGATTAGTTTGACCGTCAGCTTGGGTGTGCGTTCGGCAATTACCGAACATCTGTCCCGACAAGATTTGCTCCGTCGGATGGAAGTGCTTCCCGGACGCGATGCCGACCAGAAGGTCATCGCCGATGCGGAGATTCAGGAAGTCCCGGAACCAGTCCGCAACATCGTCGGCACGATGAGCGAGGCACGACGCGACCGGTTACGCCGGGCCGAGGTGATCCGCTGGCGATCCCGCGTCGCCCGCATTCCACGCGTCCCTCTAACACGCAAGCAAATCACAGAGCTCCAAGCGATGCCGGAAATCGAGCGCATTCGCCCCATCGCATTGGAAACGGTGCAGATTCGCCGGGGTAATTCGACACTCGAAGCATCGGCCCTGCCAATCGCGGCGGACAGTCCCACACTCGCCAGCCTGTTGGTGGCAGGTCAGTGGTTTGCCGATGACCAGACACCTGGCATCGTCTTGGACGAAGCGACGCTCTACCGACTCGGGGTCCGCGATGAAGCCGAGGTACCTCGCGCACTGGGCCAATCGTTAGAGTTGGAGCTACGCAACAACACCGTATTCTCCGCCGCCAGTTTGCTCGGCCTCTTCCAGGCAGATCGAAGCAATCTCTCGTTGGATGACTTTCGACTGGTGTCGGAGTTTGGGCGGCAATTCCCAGCATTGATTGAAGGGATGAATCTCCCACCTTCCGATCGAGCCCGGCTTCAGGAATTATTTCGTCGCAAAGCACCAGGCCAACGGGTGTTAAGCGATGAATCGATTCGGATCCGCTTGCCGCTGATCGGCGTGATCCGCGACCGAACTCCCGACGACCGCAAGAATGAATCCTGGTTTGACAGCATCATCGGCGATGCCGATGTTTATCTGCCGCAGTTCGTCGCGGAATCCGAATTGGAACGCCTGCCCCGGTATCAGCAGGAAGGCTACCAACGGCTATCGATCCGACTCGTTGAGGGTGCCGACCTGGGACAAGTCGCGGATGCACTGAAGGCGAAGGGATTGCAAGTCTTTTCGCTGCAAGAGTTTATCGCGCAGCTCCGCACCAATACGCTGTTGATTATTTTCGGCATGAATTTCCTGGCGATTGTCGCCATGCTCGTCTCATCGTTGGGGATTGCCAACATTCAGATTGCCTCGGTGGTGGAGCGCACGCGTGAGATTGGCATTCTCAAGGCCGTCGGCGCATCGGATCATCAGGTGCAATCGCTGTTTTTGTTGGAAGGGACGATCCTCGGCTTCGTGGGCGGATTGCTCGGGTTATTGCTCGGATATTTGCTCTCGTGGCCGGGCGAACAAATCGCGCAACAGATGATTCTGGAATCGGCCCCGATGATGGCGGATCTGCGATTCTTTCAATTTCCGATCGGTCTGATCGTTGGAGTCCCGATTGCGATTACGCTGGTGACAACGCTGGCGAGCTTCATTCCCGCGCGACGGGCCGCGCGTATCGACCCGATCCACGCATTGCGATACGAATAA
- a CDS encoding small basic protein, whose product MSIDKSLRRKNTLSRTRSVMTRAERIEALQKDDKWTDGRSPFGLPKVRVMKVVLKKAKKEKTEEAAPAKKGKK is encoded by the coding sequence ATGTCGATTGATAAGAGCCTGCGTCGCAAGAACACGTTGTCCCGTACCCGCAGCGTCATGACTCGCGCGGAACGCATCGAAGCGCTGCAAAAGGACGACAAGTGGACCGATGGTCGTAGCCCGTTCGGACTGCCGAAGGTGCGCGTCATGAAGGTCGTTCTCAAGAAGGCCAAGAAGGAAAAGACCGAAGAAGCCGCACCGGCCAAGAAGGGCAAGAAGTAA
- a CDS encoding outer membrane protein assembly factor BamE, translated as MRLVRRFKDHLLAIRFSIKIVSRLKRLLVCFDSATAQMNKRGASMLFAFDPGPGPVILLIPLSLIVTGIFSVKWCLHGYQDLRAQPTIRWCGKGIVQLVAGVLIWPALYVGPCVLFRINHGTDPISWDDRELIRKGMTMDEVQAILGPPIVVENRKGDIVWIYYSDPLYINDDLYQFSQSGKMVNHWFH; from the coding sequence ATGCGTTTGGTGAGGCGATTCAAAGATCACTTGCTCGCTATTCGTTTTTCGATCAAGATCGTCTCACGATTGAAGCGGTTGTTGGTGTGCTTCGATTCGGCGACTGCTCAGATGAACAAGAGAGGTGCTTCAATGCTATTCGCGTTTGATCCGGGGCCTGGTCCCGTTATCCTTCTCATTCCATTGAGTTTGATCGTGACGGGGATTTTCTCGGTCAAATGGTGTTTGCATGGATACCAGGATCTTCGAGCGCAGCCCACGATCCGGTGGTGTGGAAAGGGAATCGTTCAGTTGGTGGCAGGCGTATTGATTTGGCCGGCACTGTATGTTGGTCCATGTGTTCTGTTTCGCATCAACCACGGTACGGATCCGATATCTTGGGATGACCGGGAGTTAATTCGAAAAGGGATGACGATGGATGAGGTCCAGGCGATTTTGGGGCCACCAATTGTCGTTGAGAATCGGAAAGGTGATATTGTTTGGATCTACTACAGTGACCCACTCTACATCAACGATGATCTGTACCAATTTTCTCAGAGTGGGAAAATGGTGAATCACTGGTTTCATTGA
- a CDS encoding ABC transporter ATP-binding protein, which produces MIALRTVTRQVPVAHSLLTIVRDVSLQVEPGERVAIIGKSGSGKSTLLNLLGGLDTPTSGDVWLNGRNWRQLNSRDRAAHRLHSIGMIFQSFQLLPSASAIDNVMLPLMLAGIPRRERIRRAEAMLDLVGLSMRRSHFPSTLSGGEQQRVAIARALIHRPPVILADEPTGNLDSATTVPILNLLREQVEQFGTTCVLVTHDADIPTQFADRTVVMHDGELRPWERSD; this is translated from the coding sequence ATGATTGCGTTGCGCACCGTGACCCGACAAGTCCCGGTGGCCCATTCGCTGCTGACCATTGTTCGGGATGTGTCGCTGCAAGTTGAACCCGGCGAACGAGTTGCGATCATTGGCAAATCCGGATCGGGGAAAAGTACGCTGCTCAACCTGCTGGGCGGCTTGGATACCCCCACATCCGGCGACGTTTGGTTGAATGGTCGCAATTGGCGGCAACTCAATTCCCGTGACCGGGCGGCGCATCGCCTCCACTCGATCGGCATGATCTTCCAATCGTTCCAACTCCTGCCATCGGCCTCGGCAATCGATAACGTCATGCTGCCACTCATGTTGGCCGGCATTCCGCGACGGGAGCGAATCCGCCGCGCAGAAGCAATGCTGGATCTGGTGGGGCTGTCCATGCGCCGAAGCCATTTCCCCAGCACACTTTCCGGCGGGGAGCAACAACGAGTGGCGATTGCGCGGGCGTTGATCCATCGTCCGCCTGTAATTCTGGCCGATGAGCCGACGGGAAACTTAGACTCCGCAACGACCGTTCCGATCTTGAATCTGCTGCGGGAGCAGGTGGAGCAATTTGGCACGACCTGCGTGCTGGTGACCCATGATGCCGATATCCCCACGCAATTCGCCGATCGCACGGTGGTGATGCACGATGGCGAGCTACGACCCTGGGAGCGGAGCGATTGA
- a CDS encoding mannitol dehydrogenase family protein, whose product MAPLPETILQFGAGRFLRAFADYFVHEGNEAGQNVGRIVVVQSTGDARADALNRQQGQYHVIIRGYQDGQVIDRVEEIRSISRALHAGKDWNAVLEVARSPELQTILSNTTEAGFKLDPTDTPDLAPPNSFPAKLLQVLKARFDAGLPGLGIIPCELMEGNAGLLRGIVLDLAQSWNYPTEFQTWLTQSCRWLHTLVDRIVSGTPTEHPLLATDEMVIVAEPFAFFALESSPLDPFVNHPAIRRAADVQPFFLRKVRILNAAHTALLIKAVPRGFKLVREAIADPELETFLKQLLFQEIVPTLEGRVEDGEKFALQTLDRFRNPFLDHKFSDIALHHADKVKIRLMTTQAEYLAKFGKPAPLLTEVLSNWAVV is encoded by the coding sequence ATGGCTCCGCTTCCGGAAACGATTCTGCAGTTCGGCGCTGGTCGATTTCTTCGCGCATTTGCGGACTATTTTGTCCACGAAGGCAACGAAGCGGGCCAGAATGTTGGTCGAATTGTCGTCGTGCAATCGACTGGTGATGCCCGAGCGGATGCTCTCAACCGGCAACAGGGCCAATATCATGTGATTATCCGCGGATACCAAGACGGCCAAGTGATTGATCGAGTCGAGGAAATTCGCAGCATCTCTCGAGCATTGCATGCCGGCAAAGACTGGAACGCGGTTCTCGAAGTCGCTCGCTCGCCCGAACTCCAGACCATCTTATCGAACACGACCGAAGCGGGATTCAAACTCGATCCCACCGATACGCCCGATCTCGCACCACCGAACTCCTTTCCGGCCAAGCTGTTACAGGTGCTGAAGGCCCGATTCGATGCCGGACTTCCGGGCCTGGGCATCATCCCGTGCGAACTCATGGAAGGGAATGCGGGCTTGCTGCGCGGCATCGTGCTTGATTTGGCACAATCCTGGAACTATCCAACTGAATTCCAAACGTGGCTGACGCAATCGTGCCGTTGGCTGCACACGTTGGTCGATCGCATTGTCTCGGGCACACCGACGGAACATCCGCTGTTGGCGACGGATGAAATGGTGATCGTGGCCGAGCCGTTCGCATTCTTCGCCTTGGAATCGTCGCCGTTGGATCCGTTTGTCAACCATCCGGCGATCCGTCGTGCGGCGGATGTTCAACCGTTCTTTCTTCGCAAGGTGCGCATTTTGAATGCCGCTCACACGGCGCTGCTGATTAAGGCCGTGCCGCGCGGGTTCAAGTTGGTGCGCGAAGCAATCGCCGATCCGGAATTGGAGACGTTCCTGAAGCAGTTGCTGTTTCAGGAAATCGTGCCGACTTTGGAAGGCCGTGTCGAAGACGGCGAGAAATTTGCCTTGCAAACGCTGGATCGATTCCGCAACCCGTTTCTGGATCACAAGTTCAGCGATATCGCCCTGCACCACGCCGACAAGGTGAAGATCCGTCTGATGACGACCCAGGCGGAATATCTGGCGAAGTTCGGCAAGCCCGCGCCGCTGCTCACAGAGGTGCTGTCGAATTGGGCGGTGGTGTGA
- a CDS encoding TPR end-of-group domain-containing protein has product MAHPNKRSHSTPPAASATSELARLAAQTQIEFELAFFSAILNHHPSYVDVLRAHAHNLAQSGQHQESLKVDQRWVQLRPADPLAHYNLACSYALTRQVDLAISTLRHAVTLGYHDFRHMRQDRDLESIRKDPRFRQLLQEYEDQ; this is encoded by the coding sequence ATGGCTCACCCCAACAAGCGTTCCCATTCCACGCCCCCTGCGGCATCCGCGACCAGCGAATTGGCACGGCTCGCTGCCCAAACTCAAATCGAATTTGAATTGGCGTTCTTTTCCGCGATTCTGAATCATCACCCCAGCTACGTGGATGTGCTTCGAGCGCATGCACACAATCTGGCGCAGAGTGGGCAGCATCAGGAAAGTCTGAAAGTCGATCAGCGTTGGGTGCAACTGCGACCGGCGGATCCGCTTGCGCATTACAACCTTGCCTGTTCGTATGCCCTGACCCGCCAAGTGGATCTGGCGATTTCCACACTCCGCCACGCCGTCACACTTGGCTATCACGACTTCCGACATATGCGTCAGGATCGCGATTTGGAATCGATTCGCAAAGATCCGAGATTCCGCCAACTGTTGCAGGAATATGAGGATCAATAA